The sequence GTACCTGTAGGGTCCCCTGCTCTCTGAGTTCGGTAATCGGCATCCCGAGTGCATCGAGGCGATACGTGAAGGTTTCCTCGCTCTCCTCGAAGAGATAGAGCGTGGCGGTCGTCCCGTTCTGGGCGGCTTCGGTGAGAAATAAGGACCCAGTGGTAGTCTTCCCGACCCCCGTCGGGCCACTGACGATGGTCACCGTGCCCGACTCGATTCCACCACCGACCAACGTATCGAGCCCATCGATCCCGGAGCTGATTCGTTCAGGATCGAACGACCGGTCACGTTGTTCTGGGATGAGTGCGGGATAGACTTCGAGACCCTGGGATCGGATTTCCAGGCCGTGGTCGCCTTCTGCCTGGCCGTAGCCACGATGTTTCGTGATCTCGACACGCCGGCCACCCTCTCCCCGCTCCATTTCGATGACACCATCCGCGAGAGACTGCATTTCCACGTCGAACTCCTGATTTTGCGACGGCGTCGTCGTGGCTAAGACCGTCGTCTCACGACCCTTGAGAAATCGCATGAACGCGAGGATTCGCTTCCGAAATTCGTACTCATTTGCCTCTACGTACCGTATCTGTGTGATCGGATCGATCACGACCCGACTCGGGTTGATCTCCGCGATGGCGTTGTAGATCGATTCCGTGTGCTGATCGCGGTCGACGTCACTCGGATCGACCAGATCGTGTGACTTGCTTTCGGTGAAGAACTCCGACTCGGGACCCAAATCGAGGAAATTGGCATCCGACAGGTCGATATCGAATTGCGCAGCGTTTGCCAGAATCTCCGTCTCTGATTCCTCGCCATGAATGAACAGCACCGTTTCTCCTTGCTGGATCCCCTCTTCCAGGAAGTGCATCCCGGCAAGCGTTTTTCCCGTGCCTGGATGTCCCCGGATCAGGTAGAGGCGACCGACGATGTATCCACCGTGTAAAATGGTATCCAGCGCGGGCACGCCAGAGCTCAGTGAAGATATTTCGGGTTGCATGAAATAGTGTAATCGTTTCCTACGATTCACATTTTGAATAAATTTTTCGGTACGGATACCCTTCCGTCCCGCCTGGACGCGAACTCATTCGCCGCCACTGCGAGGGCCAGGTGGTATGGGCGGGCCGCCCGGTAGCGGGCGACCGCCGAACCGCTCCGGCGGTTGTCGACCACGCCACGCCTCGAACCACTCGCGGATCTCGCCGTCGGCGGCTTGCGTGAGTTGGTAATGCGGGCACAGATGAACCGGCAAATCGAGCTCGGAACCGATGGCCAGCACCTGTCTGGACTGTTCGAACGCGTTCTCGACCCAGGCGGCGGTATCGTCCAATCGCTCGAATGTCGCCGCGAGTTCGTCACAGCCACCCTCGCTGGCCGCCCGTATCGTCTGTTGCATCCGGGCACTACGCACGTTGAACGGTTCGTGGAACACGACGTCGGGATCGACCGCCGCGATCCGTTCGAACAGCGAGCGGAGTTCACCGTCGTTCTGGTCGGGGTACGTCGGTGAGGCCAGGACGTACACCGGAACACCCGCGTCGGCGAACGTCTGGAGGGCTTCGAGTCGGCGTTCCGGCGGCGGAGCGAACGGTTCCAGTGCGCCGACGGCCTCGGCGTCGAGTGAGGGAACCGAGGTCCCGACCGTGACGGACTCACCCGCCTGCTCGAAGGTCTCGAGGTCGCGGACCGCTCTGCTCGGATTTCGAGTCAGCACGCGGACGGGTTTTCCGTGTTCTGCGAGCACGCGGACCACGTCGGTGGCGATGGCGGCCGCCCGGTCGTCCATATACGGATCGGTGCTGAAGGATACGCCGACGATGCCCCCACCGAGGTCGGTCTCCCGCCAGGTCCGTTTTCTATCGAGGTGTGCATCGAGCCGGTCGGCGAGGTCCTCGCGGTAGAGCACGTACGCACCCCAGTCCTCCCGCGGGGAGTCGACGGCCACGTTCGCGGAGATCATCTCCGTCCGAGCCCTGACCGGCGGTGTGGAGGGAACGTAACAGAACGCACAGCCGTGTCGACAGCCAGTCGCCACGTTGACGACGTACTCACAGACGCCGTGGACCGACAGCGCCGACTCCGAGAGGACTGCCTCGGTCGGGTCGGTGGCCGTACTGACGGGGCCGGTCATCGTGTTCGGCTATCCGCTGCAGCGGTATCCCTATTGCGTGGCGCCGGACCTCCTGTCCAGGCCGGCGTCGGTACGCATGGATCTCTGACCGTCGGCATCGACCGGGCGCGTCCCTGGCCGAAGACGAAAATACGGGAACGAAATTGTCTGATCTGCGGAAGACTCTCTACGACTCGGGACTATCGATCGATATATCGGATCGGTCAGGCCATGCTCGAAAAACTCCCAGTACCGCAGTTGGCCCGCAGAAACCTGTCAGCAGTCGTCGCAGTCGTGGTACTCACGGGTATCCTAGGAGCGGGATTGACCCTCACAGGACTCGCTGTGACGGAAATTGGGAGTGACCAGGGAGCGGTCGTGACGGACGTCTCGGGGGATACGACGGTGACCGTCACGTACCTGACCGCGTCGAACGAGACGAAGCAGTTCGAGGTCGACGGTGTCCGCTCGAAACTATCCGACGAGCACCAGAACTGGGCGTTCGTCCCCCGTTCGTCGCTACCACCCGAGCTCGAAGCGGTCGGAAGCGATCCCGACGCAGGGGTCGTCACTGTCGGCGAACGGGCGCTGGTCGGCGACCTCTCCTCGGCGACAGAAGAGATCGATGACCAGCCCGTGATGGTCGTCGCACCGACCGGGATGGACGTCGACCCGGCACGGAAAGCCTACTTCCTCGACGAGTTCCTCTCGCCGTACTCCTTCGACCCGAATCCCAACGGCCAGGTGACCCTGGTCATCGCGCCGAGTGCGCTCCCGTCAGCCGGGATGATGTACGGCGATAGTGGATACATCGCGCAGACGGCGTTCTGGGACGGGACCGTCGGGAGCGTCTGGATCCACGAGTACGTCCACTCCCAACGGTCGTTCGCACTGGCCCCCGAGATGCGGTGGTTCAGCGAAGCGAGCGCGACGTACTACTCCTATCGGGTCATGGAAGAACAGTACGATCCAGTCACCGACGAGGACGTGCGCGAACGGCTGATGCTCGAGGATACGTATCCGGAGACGACGCTATCCAATCCCGCGGAGTGGACGGGGACGCGGGCCAACTATCACCGGGGCGCGAAACTGCTCTACGTCGTCGACGCCGAGGTCCGTGCAGGCAGTGACGGCGAGCGGACCCTCGTCGACGTCTATCGGGCCATGAACCGCCACGATGGACCGATCACGGTGGCGGATTTCGTCCGTATCGTCGAGGCGACCGCTGGAAATGACGAACAGTGGTTACACGATGCGATTACGACCGACGACGACCTGAACGAGTCCGTCGACCGAGCGAGTGCCGAGTTCGAGGGGTGAATCGACGTACCTACCCCGGAACGGAAATCATCGAGTATAGCCCCGCTCGGGCGACGGATCGGTTATCAGGCCGACAGAATTAATCGAACGACCGCCGACGTCGGACATATGGCAACCATTCCGACGTCCTACCGGGACCTGTTCGAAAAGCCCACGTTCGCCCACGTGACCACGATTTCGCCGGACGGCACTCCGCACGCGACACCCGTCTGGATCGATTACGACGAGACCGACGACCGCCTGCTGGTCAATACGGAGCGGGGCCGGCGAAAGGAGCGAAACGTCAGGTCCGACCCGACCGTCGCGGTGAGCATGGTCGACCCGGACGACCCCTATCGGTTCCTCTCGGTGACGGGCACGGTGGACGAGGTGACGACCGACGGGGCGAGAGACCACATCGACGAACTCGCTCGGCGCTACATGGACGTCGATTCCTACCAGAATCCGATCCAGACCGAACGGGTCGTCCTCCGTATCCGACCGGACGAGGTGCTGACGAGCGAGTGAGGGGACCCAGGTCACCAGGGCCCGCCAGTCGGTCTCGGAGAGCCATCAGGGAGACCGATCGGATGGACGGGCACGGCCGTACCAGACAACGACCGCACAGCAGGTGCCGAACAGGCCGGCCAGCAGGTCAGACGGTTCGTTCGCCCGACCGGGCACCCACTGCTGTAGCCGACCGATCACGAATCCATACCCAGCCGAGACGGCTATCGAGAGAACGGCCGCAGTCCGCTTGTCGTGACGGGCCGCTCCGAAGGCGTTGGCGAGTGCGATAGCATAGCCCGCGTGGCCGAGGAAATGCAGAACCGTATCCGGGCCAATCGGGTCCCACTTCGGATTGCGTTCGAGCGGTGCGGGCAAGAGTGTCGCCACGAGAAGGACGAGCGTCCATGCAACGACTGCCACCCATCGGCCGTCGGTGGACCACTGTCGCATATGGTACTCTACGGATGCGGGGGTTATGGCTGGCGAGGGTGGTCGTAGCGGAGACGACACCGACACAGCCATCGTTCCCAGGCTCTGAAAATCGTTCAGCCAACTAACCGATTCGGCGATCAAATCGCAGACATGTACGACGGCACGTCCTTGACCTACTACGACGGAGTCCTGCTCGCGATCGCGGTCAGTCTCGCCGCTGGAATCGTCGTCGGCGTCGTGACGGAGTTCCCGGTCCGGATCGGACTGCTCATCGGGTCGCTCATCGCGACGGTCTTCGTCTACGACGCCATCTTTCGAAACCCACCGCGACCGGCCCCATCCGGGCGAGCGAAGGCCGGCGCCATCGTCTGGCACGTCTACCTCGTCGCGCTTCTGGCGACGACGATGCGCTGATCGGTGGCCTCTGCGCGGAGACGCCCCTTGCCACGCGGCAAACGTGTCGTCCTCCCAACCGGTGAGAATAATGACAGCTGTTTAACTAGTTGGCGGCAGTACGTCCGTCCGGAGGTCATCCACATGCCAATAGAGGATCTGGCCCGGAGCGAGGTCGTGACCGCCGACCCAGGAACGTCGGTGACCGAACTCGCAAACTCGATGGAAAGCAAAGACGTCGGTAGCATCGTCATCACCGAGGGAGACGAACCGGTCGGCATCGTCACCGACCGGGACCTCGCCCTCCGTGTCGTCGGAGCGGACGTCGACCCGGGTACCCAGACCGCCGAGGACGTGATGACGACCGAGCTGACGTCGATTGGATCGGAGGCTGGGTTCTACGAAGCGGCCGATCTGATGGCAGAGAGCGGAATCAGACGGCTCCCGGTCTGTGAAGGTGACGTGCTCGTCGGAATCATCACGGCCGACGACCTGACCGAACTGTTGGCCGACGAGCAACAGCAACTCGCGAACGTCATCCGCGCCCAGCGACCCGAATACTGAGGACCTGCCGCTACACAGGCACTGCGGCGATGATTCCAGGAGTGGGCACCCCCAGATGGGTAATACCGAGGGCGGAAAAGAGGGGACGATCCGCTGTACGAGATGATGAGAGAGCGGACGACGAGACAGGGGCTGGAGGGCGCAGTGGCTCGCTAGCTCACTCGTCTTCTTCGTCGCTGTCGGGCCTGTCGTCCTCGTCTTCGTCGTCATCGTCACGTTCCTCGTCCGCTTCGTCGCTATCGTCTTCGGTCTCTGTGTCCTCGAAGTCGACGCTTATCTCGGCCTCGCGGTCGTCATCGGTGACCTCGATTTCCAGTTCGTCGTCAGCGGGGACCTCGATCGTGATCGAGCCGTTCTCTTCCGTCTGACCGACGGTCTCGTCGTTGACCATCACCGTGGCATCGGCGATCGATTCGCCGGTCGCGTCCATCGCGGTGACTGAGAGGTCCTCACCCGGCTCGAGTGTTCCTTCGACGAGCAGGTCGATCTGCCCCTCGTCATCCGCGTCGCCGTCGTCGTCATCTGTTTGTTCTTCCGATTCGAGCGGGATCTCGAGTTCGCCTTCCGCTTCGTATTCGGCCTCGACCTCGAACCCGTCCGCGTCGGGGACGGTCACCATGATGGTCCCATTGGCGTCGGTCTCACCGACGTCCTCGCCGTCCACGGACACGGTTGCGCCGGCGACCGGATAGTCCGCGTGGGTGGCGGTGATCGTCACGTTCTCACCGGCGCTAACGGTTCCATCGACGCTGAGGTCCATGGACTCGTCTTCGTCACCCTCTTCGACTTCCGCGTCGCTATGGCCTTCGGCATCGCCGTCGTCATCCTCGAGTGGGATCTCGAGTTCACCTTCCCGTTCGACTTCGACCTCGACCTCGAACTCATCGTCGTCCGGGACCGTGACGACGACGGAACCGTTCTCGTCGGTCGCGTACGTATCGTCACCGTTGACGCTCACCTCGGCGAATCGAACTGGTTCGCCGTCCAGGAGGGCCGTGAGGGTAACCGATTCACCCGGCGTCACGTTTCCGTCGACGGTGATGTCGACCGCACCGTCTGTTTCGATCTCGTCTGCGGGTACCTGTTCTCCGTCGGCCATCAAATCGAGCGGTCCCGAACCCTGTGTCGCCATGGCTGCAGTCGCGCCAGAGGCGATCACGAGCGCCGAAACCGCGAGGACGGCTAGTGTTCCAACTTTCATTGCTATCCGGACGGTGGGGCGTCCGTGCATCCGGTACCGGCCTCAGGCGTATCAACCCGGCAGATAGCACAGCCGAATTACGCCCATTTCAATCGCATTAAACGGTCCCGTGGTCGATTTCGCTGGGTACGTTCCCAGGGATTGCCCATGCAAACCCCCTCCAGCGGCGACGACCGGTCGGTGTTCGACTGCGTTCACGGTATCCGCACCGGATCGACGCTCGTTCGAATTACCCCTTCCGACCACGGCCAGCCCCCGGGCCGAAAGGTCAATGAACCGTCACGTCGAATCGTCACTATGAACGAGACAGTCTGGCCAGGCCTCGGTGGGGAGGAACTCCAGTACAGCGAGCGGACGTGGGCACTCACCGGTACCGTCATCGTCGAGAACGATGGACGGACACTCGCAGTCGACGCTGCGGTCGCCGATGGGAGCGGCGACGACAGTGGGACGTTCTATTTCACCCTCCAGGACCCGCCACAATCGCTCAATCCGGGAAATCTGGGCGATCACTTCGACAAAATCGAGCGGACGAAGCGGAACCAGTACCTCGTCGTCGAGACGGCGGGGGCGACCTATCGATATCGATTGTCGCGACTCGAATTCGACTGAGGACAGACCGACTCGCCGTACGACGCGACGGGGATTCGGCTGGCTCAGGTACCGCCCGTCACGGTCACCGGTATCTCGGCGTTCAACACGACCGTCTGGCTAACACTCCCCAGGATCGCCTTCTCCGTGGGGCTGCGCTTTCGACCGCCCATGACGATCTCGTCGAACTCTTCCGAGGCGGCGAGCGCCAGGATCCCCTCCGCGGGCGGGGGAGACAGGTCAACCGTGTCCACGTCGATGCCTGCGTCCGCCAGCATCTCCATCGTTCTCCGGACCGTCTCGACGCGATCAGCCCGCTGCATGTCCTCCGGAACCGAGCGCTCCTCGTCCGTGAGCGAGTGGGCGAGCACGGCTTCGACCGACTCGTTCGCACACGGGAGGGCCGAGACGTAGGCGGCCTGTTTGTTCGCGCGTTCCATACTGTTGTCGAGAGGGACCAGCAGTCGGTACATCGGTTGTCGTCCGCGGGTTCTGTGGGGGCCACCATAAAAACGCCGAGATGTTTAACCGGTCGCCGATCCAACGGAGACCATGTCGCTCACCCTCGTCGGCACGAGACTCGCCGAGACTGACACCAGTTTCGTCTATCGAGGGGAGGCGCCAGCCTGTGCCGACTGTCCATATCGGAAGCAATGTCTCAATCTGGAGAAAGGGGTCAGATACACGGTGACCGACGTTCGCGACGGGGGCCAGGAACTCGAGTGTGCCGTTCACGACGGCGGCGTACTGGCGGTCGAGGTCGAGCGGGTGCCGTTCGAGGCGAACGTCCCCGCCAAGGGCGCGTTCTCGGGCAGCAAGATCACACTCGCCGGTCCGTGCCCACACACCGAGTGTCCGAGCCACGCCCTCTGTGAACCCATGGGCGCCGACTTCGATCGGGAATATCGGATCGAGAAGACACTCGGCGACCCGCCACACGATTACTGTGCCCTGGACAGGGAGCTCGAACGGGTCGAACTCGGCCCGCCCGAGCGACGCTAGTTCGCGGAGATGGTCCCGAGTTTCTCGCCGCGATAGCCGAAGATGTCCTCGTAGCCGTACGCGGAGAGCAACACCGGGTAGAACGGGGTCGGGTCGCTGATCCGGACGCCGTCCGCCGAGGCGAACGGTTCGTCCGCCTCGACGCGCGAGAAGTTCTCGGCGAACACCTCGTACGCGGCCGCCTCGGGTTTCTCGATGGGTTCGCCCATCTGGTACAACGGAAGCTCCTTCGAAGTGGTCTCCCCGGGGAGCACTCGCGTCGCGGTCAGGAACTCGCGCACGAGGCGGTAGGCGTTCTCCGCCGCCGCATCGCTCTTCTGGAGACCGGCCTCGACCTCGATGATGTCGGCGTCGGCCTCGAAGACTCGCCCCTCGTTCGGTGACCCCGTGTCCACCAGTGCCCGCACTGACAGTTTCGGCGCGATGGCCCGAACGTGCTCTTTGATCCCCGCAGAGATAGCGAAGGGGTAGGGGTAGGACTGCGTCGAGTGGATCGAGAGTGCGGTCGTCCCTCGAAGTTCGGTCGCGAGTTGGTCAGCGAGGCCACGTTCGAGGGCATCCTCCGGAACGTCGTCGTCGAAGGCCCGATTGAGGTCCGCGTCGACGTATCGCACGTCCCGCTCCAGGGCCTCGTCGTTCGCGATGATGAGTTTCACGGGCTTCCGTACCGGCGGGTCGTCCTCGATGAGGCGTTCGATAGCCGTCGCCCCACAGGGCTCGTCGCCGTGGATGGATCCGACCACCGCGACGTCCGGTTGCCCGGCACCCAGCTGTGCCACACGCATTGTGAAAGAGCACGCCCCTGACGCACTAATCCCTTGGGTTACGGGAGTCGTTCGGCGTACTCGTAATCGACCGAACGGGCCGCGAGCACTCCTCCATCGAGACGGATCACCCACTCGTCTACCTGGGCCGGATCGTCGAGTGCGGCTTCGAGGAGGTCTCTGACGCCCTCGACGTCGACGCCGTAGAAATCCTCGGGAACCCCCTCCAGGTACTGCACCGCCGTCGTGAACAGCATCCGCATCCCCTCGTCGTCCTCGAAGTCGAAGTGCTTGTACGCCCCTGCCGCGACCTGCACCATCCCGTGGAGGAACGCGCTCTCGGTCTTCCCCGACCCGTAGTTGAACCACTCGTCTTCGAAGCAGTCGTGGGAGTCGTGATATGCGCCCTCGTTGAACAGCCGAATCCCGTGCTCCACCGCCCGGCGGAGCGTGGCGTGCTCCCAGACCTCGGCGCCGGGGTGCCACCCGGTGGGCGCTCGTCCCGCGGGTGGCGGCGCGACGGAGGCATCGCGCGTATGATCGTCCATATAGTAGGCTACGGGACGGACCGGGTTGTCGGTTGGTTTCCCATCGAGACTCGCTCGTATCGGGCCGAGTCCGCAAACCTAAAGCGGACCAGGCGCAGACACCTCATTGCGTGCGAGGGTAGCAAAGCCAGGAAAACGCGGCGGACTCAAGATCCGCTCCCGTAGGGGTCCAGGGGTTCAAATCCCCTCCCTCGCATGAAATCGCGCGGCCTGCGCGACGAATGCAGGGGGGATTTGAACGCTGTCGGACGTAGTCCGACTGAAGTTCAAATCCCCTCCCTCGCATCGCCCGGCGCGAGCACACCGCGAGCGCCGTGATGCGGAAGTCCACGGGACGGACTTCCCTCGCAAAACGCTTCTGCAGATGAACCGTATCGAGAAGCATCCGCTCCCGGAGGGTTCCCGCGAGCACTGCGAGCGGGTGCTCGAAAGACGCGAAGCGTCGTGAGATTGGTACCCCCTCCCCCACCCGACACGATGTGTGATCGAGGTCGTCGTGCGGGCCGAGAAAACGCGATACCAGAGGAGGTCGCTCGGTCGAATCCGGCGAACCGGAATCACTCCCATCGCGCGCGGACGCCGTGCTCCAGGAGGACCGCCACGTCCTCGAGCGCGACGCTGTCGCTGACGACGTACGGGATCCACCCCTCGACGAACGAGTTCGGCGCGAGACTGGTCGAGCCGTACTCGCGGTAATAGCCCGGCTCCTCCTGGAGTTCGACCCAGTACTCCTCCCGGTCCGGGTCGGGTGGATCGCCGACGAACTCGAACAGGGGCGGTTCGGTCGTGAACATGAGATCCTGAGACTCTAGCTGGTTGCCCGCCGCCAGCACGTCGATATCACGGTGGTCCGGTACCCGGATGTCGTCGTTACCGGACTCGTTCTCGACGACGATCGTCAGTACGAGCCAGCGGGCGTCGTCGATACCGGGCCGTATCGCTCGTTCGTCGTAGGCCTCCTGACCGCCATACGATTCGGTGCTCGCCTGGATCTCGTCTTCCAGCGAGGCTCCCATGGTGACGGTCAGCCCGTCGTAGAACGAAATCGATTCGTCCAGCGCTGCCAGGGGCGGCTCGACCGTGAGTTCCCATTCGTCGAGGATGTCCATGAACTGGTCCAGATCAGTGACGGCGAATACCACGTCGCCGGTGGACGGCGGGACGATATCGAAGGTCTTTGTCTCCGATCCTCCGGCGGAGATACTCCACTGTGCGTTGGTTCCCGGGGCCGACGTCCATCCCGGATCGGCCTCCGTATCCCACCAGATTTCGGTGCGTGTCTCGATCGGTTCGCTCCCGGCCTCCATCGTGACGGCTACCGAATAGTCGGCACCGTACTCCAGTGCAGTCGTCGATGGCTCGACAACGACGGACGGCCCGTCCGAAGCGTCCCCGTCCGTCTGTGAAGTCGTCTCCCCATCCGCCCAGGTCGTTGCGGTTTCTGTCGGACTGTCCGTTCGTTCCGCCGAGCTACAGCCGGCCAGGAACGCCAGACCGACGGTTGCACTCGTAGTGATGATCGTTCTTCGCTTCATATATGACAGTACCTCAAGATGAATAGTGGAATGAGCGGGTGATTCTCGGAACCGAAGAACCTGCGGTAACCATTCGATAATGAGTGAGATCAATGTGGTAGATGGAGACGGTACCCTCGTCGTGGCGGTGACCGACACTGCTGTCGGCACCGTGCACGCCGAATCCACGCACGACGATGTCCTGCCCGCGTCACACGTTGCAGGTTCCGACGTGCGTATATCCTTCTGTTACAGAGTCACACACAGATAATGGTCGAGGTCAGCGTCATCGGCTGCGGTCACCTGGGAAGTGCAGTGATAAAGGGACTGGCGAGGGCCGGGTCGCACACGATTACGGCGTGCGACCTGGACGAGGCGGCCCTCGCCGAAGTGGAACCGTACGTGAACCGGACCACGAAACGCGTCGGCGCGGCTTCGGACGCATCGGTCGTAATTCTCGCCGTCCGCCCCCAGACGGTATCGCCCGTCCTGGAGGCCCTCGACATGGACAGAGAGCAGACGTTGCTCTCGTTCGCCGCGGCGGTGCCAACAGACTTCATCGGAGAGCAGGTCGATGCCACCGTCGTCCGCGGAATGCCGAACCTGGCGGTGGAATACGGCTCGATGGCCACCGCCGTGACCGCGGAAGGAGATGACGACGTACAGACCATCCTCGACGACCTCGGGAAGTACGTCGTGGTCGACGAATCGCTCATGGACATCTCGACCGCGCTGAACGGGAGTGGTCCGGCGTTCGCGTTCTACCTGATGAAGGTGCTCGCGGAAGCCGGCGTGAAGAGTGGATTCGAGAAAGCGGACGCCGCACTGCTCGCCGCCCAGACGTTCAAGGGGGCCGCCGAGATAGCGATGGCGTCCGAGAAGAGTCTCGACGAACTCGTCGACGCGGTCACGTCGGAGGGTGGGACGACGATCGAAGGGATGGAAGTCCTGTGGAACAGCGACGTCGACGAGGTCCTGGAGCGGACGGTCCAGGCCGCCGAAGAACGCTCCATGGAGATCACCGATGACTTCGCCGACGACTGAGGTCGTCGATCGATCGAGCATCGAGTCGACGCGGCGACTCGCCGCCGACGCCCAGCGAGTGGTGGTAAAAGCCGGAACGAACTCGCTCACCGACGCGGACTCCAACCTGGACGAGGAGAAACTCGCGAAGCTGGTCGACGACATCGACGACCTCCTCGACCGGGGGACGGAGGTACTCCTCGTCTCCTCCGGCGCGATCGGGGCCGGAAAGGGGGACGTCGACGTCCCGAACGAGACGATCGAGAACCTGCAGGCGGCATCGACGGTCGGACAGAGCCACCTGATGCGCCGGTACACCGAGCAGTTCGAACGCCACGACCGGAAGGTCGCACAGATCCTGCTCACCCAGGAGGACCTGGCGGACCCCGAGCGGTTCACGAACTTCCACAACACGGTCGAGACGCTCCTGGAGTGGGGTGTCGTCCCCATCATCAACGAGAACGACGCCATCGCCATCGCCGAGATCAAGATCGGCGACAACGACATGCTCTCCGCGTCGGTCGCGATCGGCGTCGAGGCGGATCTGCTGGTGACCCTCACCGACGTCGGCGGGGTCTACACCACCAATCCGAAGACCGATTCGGACGCCGAACGGATCGAGGCCGTCGGGCGGAACTACGACGAGGTCCACCGACTCGTCGAGTCGAGTGCGAACGGCGAGTTCGGCGGGATCCGAACGAAGGTCGAGGGCGCCCGGGAGGTCACCGAGCACGGGATCCCGGCTGTCATCGCCCGATCGACCGCCGATGACGTCCTCGATCGGATCGCCGACGGCGAGCCAGTTGGAACCATCTTCGTTCCAGTCGACGGAGACAGCCATGACTGACACCGACACCATCACGAAGGCGAGAACTGCACAGAGGGCCGCACTCGATCTGGCGCAGACCACCGACGAGGCCCGGCGGAACGCACTCCACGCGATCGCCGACGCGCTCGATGACAACCGGACTCGGATCCTCGAAGCCAACGAGAAAGACGTCGAGGAGGCCGAGGCGATGCGCCAGCGTGGCGAGTACAGCCAGGCGCTCGTCGACCGGTTGAAACTGGACGACGAGAAGATCGATACCATCGCCGAGATGGTCCGAAGCGTGGCGGCACAGGACGACCCGCTCGGTGAAACCCTCGAGGCCCGCCGACTCGACGACGGGCTCGAACTCTACAGGGTGAGCGTCCCCATCGGCGTCATCGCCACCGTCTTCGAATCTCGTCCGGACGCACTCGTGCAGATCGCCGCGCTGAGTCTGAAATCCGGTAACGCGGTCATCCTGAAGGGCGGCAGTGAAGCACTCCACTCCAACCGGGTGCTCTACGACGTCGTGCGCGAAGCGACAGCCGACCTCGTCGATGGCTGGGCACATCTCGTGGAAGCCCACGAGGCGGTCGACGAGGTCCTCGACATGGACGAGGAGATCGACCTCCTCATGCCCCGGGGAAGCACCGAGTTCGTTCGCCACATCCAGGACAACACCAAGATTCCGGTCCTCGGTCACACCGAAGGAGTCTGTCACGTCTACGTGGACGAGGCGGCGGACGTCGAGATGGCGACCGACATCGCCTACGACGCCAAGGTGCA is a genomic window of Halanaeroarchaeum sp. HSR-CO containing:
- a CDS encoding ATPase domain-containing protein is translated as MQPEISSLSSGVPALDTILHGGYIVGRLYLIRGHPGTGKTLAGMHFLEEGIQQGETVLFIHGEESETEILANAAQFDIDLSDANFLDLGPESEFFTESKSHDLVDPSDVDRDQHTESIYNAIAEINPSRVVIDPITQIRYVEANEYEFRKRILAFMRFLKGRETTVLATTTPSQNQEFDVEMQSLADGVIEMERGEGGRRVEITKHRGYGQAEGDHGLEIRSQGLEVYPALIPEQRDRSFDPERISSGIDGLDTLVGGGIESGTVTIVSGPTGVGKTTTGSLFLTEAAQNGTTATLYLFEESEETFTYRLDALGMPITELREQGTLQVREVEPLSLSAEEFAEMVRSDVEENGTELVMIDGIDGYTMSLQGTEEGLVRKLHSLTRVLKNRGVSVFVTDEISTITGLTSATSSNISYIADNILFLSYMEVDGELHKVIGTLKKRAGDFEQTLREFDISQAGIFVGEPLSGVSGILDGSPHFTSPAE
- a CDS encoding radical SAM protein, whose product is MTGPVSTATDPTEAVLSESALSVHGVCEYVVNVATGCRHGCAFCYVPSTPPVRARTEMISANVAVDSPREDWGAYVLYREDLADRLDAHLDRKRTWRETDLGGGIVGVSFSTDPYMDDRAAAIATDVVRVLAEHGKPVRVLTRNPSRAVRDLETFEQAGESVTVGTSVPSLDAEAVGALEPFAPPPERRLEALQTFADAGVPVYVLASPTYPDQNDGELRSLFERIAAVDPDVVFHEPFNVRSARMQQTIRAASEGGCDELAATFERLDDTAAWVENAFEQSRQVLAIGSELDLPVHLCPHYQLTQAADGEIREWFEAWRGRQPPERFGGRPLPGGPPIPPGPRSGGE
- a CDS encoding PPOX class F420-dependent oxidoreductase produces the protein MATIPTSYRDLFEKPTFAHVTTISPDGTPHATPVWIDYDETDDRLLVNTERGRRKERNVRSDPTVAVSMVDPDDPYRFLSVTGTVDEVTTDGARDHIDELARRYMDVDSYQNPIQTERVVLRIRPDEVLTSE
- a CDS encoding VanZ family protein, which gives rise to MRQWSTDGRWVAVVAWTLVLLVATLLPAPLERNPKWDPIGPDTVLHFLGHAGYAIALANAFGAARHDKRTAAVLSIAVSAGYGFVIGRLQQWVPGRANEPSDLLAGLFGTCCAVVVWYGRARPSDRSP
- a CDS encoding CBS domain-containing protein — translated: MPIEDLARSEVVTADPGTSVTELANSMESKDVGSIVITEGDEPVGIVTDRDLALRVVGADVDPGTQTAEDVMTTELTSIGSEAGFYEAADLMAESGIRRLPVCEGDVLVGIITADDLTELLADEQQQLANVIRAQRPEY
- a CDS encoding universal stress protein; protein product: MYRLLVPLDNSMERANKQAAYVSALPCANESVEAVLAHSLTDEERSVPEDMQRADRVETVRRTMEMLADAGIDVDTVDLSPPPAEGILALAASEEFDEIVMGGRKRSPTEKAILGSVSQTVVLNAEIPVTVTGGT
- a CDS encoding UPF0179 family protein, with the translated sequence MSLTLVGTRLAETDTSFVYRGEAPACADCPYRKQCLNLEKGVRYTVTDVRDGGQELECAVHDGGVLAVEVERVPFEANVPAKGAFSGSKITLAGPCPHTECPSHALCEPMGADFDREYRIEKTLGDPPHDYCALDRELERVELGPPERR
- a CDS encoding succinylglutamate desuccinylase/aspartoacylase family protein, with translation MRVAQLGAGQPDVAVVGSIHGDEPCGATAIERLIEDDPPVRKPVKLIIANDEALERDVRYVDADLNRAFDDDVPEDALERGLADQLATELRGTTALSIHSTQSYPYPFAISAGIKEHVRAIAPKLSVRALVDTGSPNEGRVFEADADIIEVEAGLQKSDAAAENAYRLVREFLTATRVLPGETTSKELPLYQMGEPIEKPEAAAYEVFAENFSRVEADEPFASADGVRISDPTPFYPVLLSAYGYEDIFGYRGEKLGTISAN
- a CDS encoding DUF309 domain-containing protein → MDDHTRDASVAPPPAGRAPTGWHPGAEVWEHATLRRAVEHGIRLFNEGAYHDSHDCFEDEWFNYGSGKTESAFLHGMVQVAAGAYKHFDFEDDEGMRMLFTTAVQYLEGVPEDFYGVDVEGVRDLLEAALDDPAQVDEWVIRLDGGVLAARSVDYEYAERLP